One window of Pseudacidobacterium ailaaui genomic DNA carries:
- the rplD gene encoding 50S ribosomal protein L4: MANIDVFDLGGQKVGSLELADEVFAPSNVNEALLWEAVKHYRASLRQGTHATKNRKLVSGSGKKLWKQKGTGRARIGSIRSPLWRHGGTVHGPQPRSYDYAFPKKKLLGALRAALAAKLQDGQITVVESLDLKEPKAKLYRQALNKLEAKKTALLVENSKELSPNTILGSRNLKGVELVLNNEVHPYDLLRYERAIFSRTALEQLQDALKKTVSRRRKAEVA, from the coding sequence ATGGCAAACATTGATGTTTTCGATCTCGGTGGACAGAAAGTTGGCTCTCTGGAGCTGGCCGACGAAGTCTTTGCGCCGAGCAATGTAAATGAGGCGCTTCTATGGGAAGCGGTGAAGCATTATCGTGCTTCGCTGCGCCAGGGCACCCATGCGACGAAAAACCGCAAGCTCGTCTCGGGCTCAGGGAAAAAGCTCTGGAAGCAAAAAGGCACTGGCCGTGCGCGGATCGGTTCGATTCGTTCGCCTCTGTGGCGGCATGGCGGGACCGTGCATGGTCCGCAGCCCCGTTCCTACGACTACGCTTTCCCGAAGAAGAAGCTGCTGGGGGCCCTGCGCGCTGCGCTGGCGGCCAAGCTGCAGGATGGTCAGATTACAGTCGTCGAAAGCCTAGACCTCAAGGAGCCAAAAGCAAAGCTTTATCGCCAGGCCCTGAACAAGCTTGAGGCGAAGAAAACAGCGCTTCTGGTGGAGAACAGCAAAGAGCTCAGCCCGAACACGATTCTGGGCTCCCGGAATCTCAAGGGCGTGGAACTGGTGCTCAACAACGAAGTGCATCCCTATGATCTGCTTCGGTACGAACGGGCCATCTTTTCCCGGACTGCTCTTGAACAGTTGCAGGATGCGCTGAAAAAGACGGTCTCCCGGCGCAGAAAGGCGGAGGTAGCCTAA
- a CDS encoding 50S ribosomal protein L23, which translates to MPTTYTVIRRPLITERALGAKETEDTLVFEVAPKATKNQIKQAVEALFKVKVSTVRTANYPGKERRRGRFAGYRPDWKKAYVRLQAGEKMPEYIDNL; encoded by the coding sequence ATGCCGACAACTTATACAGTGATTCGCCGTCCGTTGATTACCGAGCGGGCGCTGGGCGCCAAAGAGACCGAAGACACTCTGGTCTTTGAAGTCGCGCCTAAGGCAACCAAGAACCAGATCAAGCAGGCTGTCGAGGCGCTTTTTAAGGTGAAGGTCTCTACAGTCAGAACGGCCAACTATCCGGGCAAGGAGCGCCGTCGTGGGCGGTTTGCCGGATATCGTCCGGACTGGAAGAAGGCATATGTTCGCCTCCAGGCCGGCGAGAAAATGCCAGAGTACATTGACAACCTGTAA
- the rplB gene encoding 50S ribosomal protein L2, whose protein sequence is MPIKTYRPITPTLRFQTTLVNDDITAEKPYKPLVVIRKRTGGRRNSGDITIRHHGGGHKRKLRLIDFKRDKFGVPGKVATIEYDPNRSARIALISYADGEKRYILQPVGLKVGQTVMSGPDADILVGNALPLRHIPAGTTVHNIELRPGKGAQMARSAGAQAQLVAKEGDYALLKLPSGETRRVLVDCMATIGQVGNTDHENVSIGKAGRNRWKGIRPTNRGVSMNPVDHPHGGGEGKTSGGRHPVTPWGQPTRGYKTRNNKRTDAFIVSRRSK, encoded by the coding sequence ATGCCGATCAAGACATACAGACCGATCACACCGACGCTGCGGTTCCAGACCACGCTGGTGAATGATGACATCACCGCGGAGAAGCCATATAAACCGCTGGTCGTCATTCGCAAGCGCACTGGCGGGCGTCGCAATTCGGGCGACATCACCATTCGTCATCATGGCGGAGGTCACAAGCGCAAGCTGCGCCTGATTGACTTCAAGCGCGACAAGTTTGGTGTTCCCGGCAAAGTGGCCACGATCGAATACGACCCCAACCGTTCCGCCCGCATTGCTCTGATTAGCTATGCAGACGGTGAGAAGCGCTACATCTTGCAGCCGGTCGGCCTCAAGGTCGGCCAGACCGTCATGAGCGGACCGGATGCCGACATCCTGGTGGGAAATGCTTTGCCTTTGCGTCATATCCCCGCCGGCACCACGGTACATAATATTGAGCTCCGCCCCGGCAAAGGCGCGCAGATGGCGCGTTCGGCCGGAGCGCAGGCCCAGCTGGTGGCCAAGGAAGGGGACTACGCCCTGTTGAAGCTGCCTTCGGGGGAGACCCGGCGGGTGCTGGTGGATTGCATGGCCACCATCGGCCAGGTGGGCAATACGGACCACGAGAACGTCTCGATCGGCAAAGCGGGAAGGAATCGCTGGAAGGGGATCCGTCCGACCAACCGGGGTGTCTCGATGAACCCAGTAGACCACCCGCACGGCGGCGGCGAGGGCAAGACCTCCGGCGGACGTCATCCTGTGACGCCGTGGGGCCAGCCGACCCGTGGCTACAAGACCCGCAATAACAAGCGGACCGACGCGTTTATCGTCAGCCGCCGCAGCAAGTAA
- the rpsS gene encoding 30S ribosomal protein S19 encodes MARSTKKGPFADGHLVEKIEAMNRANDKKVIRTWSRRSTIHPEFVGHTIAVHNGKKFVPVYVTENMVGHKLGEFAATRTFKGHSAKAAETAAKAK; translated from the coding sequence ATGGCACGGTCAACGAAAAAAGGCCCGTTTGCAGACGGGCACCTGGTGGAAAAGATCGAAGCGATGAACCGGGCAAATGACAAAAAGGTCATTCGCACCTGGTCGCGCCGTTCAACGATCCATCCTGAGTTTGTGGGGCACACCATTGCAGTGCACAACGGGAAAAAGTTCGTCCCGGTTTATGTGACGGAGAACATGGTGGGACATAAGCTGGGTGAGTTTGCGGCCACACGCACGTTCAAAGGCCACTCGGCAAAGGCTGCAGAAACGGCAGCCAAGGCGAAGTAA
- the rplV gene encoding 50S ribosomal protein L22 — protein MQLDTREFRAEARFQRVSPQKARLVLDLIKGRGVEEALNTVAFTKKAVAPMVEKVLRSAIQNANYLSQEQGLDVDVDHLYVKQAIANEGPRMKRIRPAPMGRAYRYQRRLSHIIISVAERRQDGLVQTVEAEAAPAAPVKKKAAKKSPAKKAAAKKAVTKKAAAKKKAE, from the coding sequence ATGCAATTGGACACACGGGAATTCCGGGCTGAAGCGCGCTTCCAGCGGGTATCGCCGCAAAAGGCGCGCCTGGTGCTCGATCTGATTAAGGGCCGTGGCGTCGAAGAGGCGCTGAATACGGTGGCCTTTACCAAGAAGGCTGTGGCTCCCATGGTGGAGAAGGTGCTGCGTTCGGCCATCCAGAACGCCAACTATCTGAGCCAGGAGCAGGGGCTTGATGTAGATGTCGATCATCTCTACGTCAAGCAGGCGATTGCGAACGAAGGTCCCCGCATGAAGCGGATCCGCCCGGCCCCCATGGGTCGCGCCTACCGCTATCAGCGGCGCCTGTCGCACATCATCATCTCTGTGGCGGAACGCAGGCAGGACGGCCTTGTGCAGACCGTAGAGGCCGAAGCCGCTCCGGCCGCTCCTGTGAAGAAAAAAGCGGCCAAGAAGTCCCCGGCCAAGAAGGCGGCCGCGAAGAAGGCTGTGACCAAAAAGGCTGCGGCAAAGAAAAAGGCGGAGTAG
- the rpsC gene encoding 30S ribosomal protein S3, translating into MGQKVHPYGFRIGINKPWRSRWFVERDYDKLLVEDVQLKKELKEKLKAAGVSSVEIERPGNKLRIMIRTARPGIIIGRKGAEIEKLKVDLQKRTNREVFIDILEVNKPELDAQLVAESIALQLEKRVGFRRAMRKAVDSALRFGCKGIKVRVSGRLNGAEIARSEWYLQGRLPLHTLRADIDYGFAEARTTYGVIGVKTWIYRGDIYQQRRREPQAVVGTSVF; encoded by the coding sequence ATGGGACAGAAAGTCCATCCTTACGGATTTCGGATCGGCATTAACAAGCCGTGGCGTTCACGCTGGTTTGTCGAGCGTGACTATGACAAGCTGCTCGTCGAAGATGTCCAGCTCAAAAAGGAGCTGAAGGAAAAGCTCAAGGCAGCGGGCGTCAGCTCCGTTGAGATCGAGCGTCCGGGCAACAAGCTGCGCATCATGATCCGCACCGCGCGGCCCGGCATCATCATCGGGCGCAAGGGTGCTGAGATCGAAAAGCTCAAGGTGGACCTGCAGAAGCGGACCAATCGTGAGGTCTTCATCGACATCCTTGAGGTGAACAAGCCTGAGCTGGACGCGCAATTGGTGGCTGAAAGCATTGCTCTTCAGCTGGAGAAACGCGTCGGCTTCCGCCGCGCCATGCGCAAGGCCGTGGATTCGGCGCTGCGCTTTGGCTGCAAGGGGATCAAGGTCCGCGTCTCTGGCCGCCTGAATGGCGCAGAAATCGCCCGCTCCGAGTGGTACCTGCAGGGCCGTCTGCCGCTGCACACCCTGCGCGCTGATATTGATTATGGATTTGCCGAGGCGCGCACGACTTATGGTGTGATCGGCGTGAAGACATGGATTTATCGCGGCGACATCTATCAGCAGAGAAGGCGCGAACCGCAGGCGGTCGTGGGGACGTCGGTATTTTAA
- the rplP gene encoding 50S ribosomal protein L16 — translation MLMPKKVKYRKQQKGKMRGKAWRGSELSFGDYGLKVLECGYITDRQIEASRIAMTRFIKRGGKVWIRIFPDKPITKKPAEVRMGSGKGPLDHWVAVVRPGKILFEMEGVAPDVAAEAMRLAANKLPLKTRFVQRHSVQAVVAAK, via the coding sequence ATGTTGATGCCAAAGAAGGTCAAGTATCGCAAGCAGCAGAAGGGCAAGATGCGTGGTAAGGCATGGCGTGGCTCCGAGCTGTCATTTGGGGACTATGGCCTGAAGGTGCTGGAGTGCGGTTACATTACCGACCGCCAGATTGAAGCAAGTCGTATTGCGATGACGCGCTTTATTAAGCGCGGCGGCAAGGTCTGGATCCGTATTTTCCCGGACAAGCCGATTACCAAGAAGCCGGCCGAAGTCCGAATGGGGTCCGGCAAAGGCCCACTCGACCACTGGGTAGCAGTCGTGCGTCCCGGGAAAATCCTGTTTGAGATGGAAGGGGTTGCGCCCGACGTGGCCGCTGAGGCCATGCGCCTGGCCGCCAACAAGCTGCCGCTGAAGACCCGTTTTGTGCAACGCCATTCGGTGCAGGCTGTAGTAGCGGCAAAGTAA